CAAGTGATCTTTGTAGTTTTCTTTGGAACTCTTTCTTTGAAAAAGATTTAGCATTTCTTTTAATTTCACTATTATTAAAACTCATTGTACCAAATTTTTCAATTGCTTGCTGTAAACTTGCCACATCCTGACTATTAAAATATAGGCCAGTCACCCCATCCACTACAGTATCAAGTGCTCCACCTGATTTATATGCAATTACAGGAACTCCAAAGCTTTGTGCTTCAATTGCTGTAATACCAAAATCCTCTTCTTGTGGCATTAAGAAGGCTTTTGCATTTTGATATACATCAATAAGTTTGTCGTCTTCTACAAAACCTAAAAACTCAACATTATCACCAGCCATTGCTTTCAATTTTTGTTCTTCAGGACCAACTCCAACAATCAACAAGCGAGGCTTTAGTTTGTTAAATGTTTTAATTAATAAGTCAACCTTCTTATATTTAACCAACCTACCAATATAGAGATAATAATCTTTGTCACTAATTTGAATCGAATCGTGGAAGGGCAACTCAACTGGAGGAAATATTATTTCACTGTCTCTATTATAGTATCTTTTAATTCTCTTTTTTACCTCAGTTGATATGGCAATTATTTTGTCTGGTCTTTTACTGGCAATTTTATCCCACCATCTTAAGTAATTAATAACTGGTTTTGAAAAAAATCTTAAAAATTGATTTTTAAAATATTCGTCATATCCACTCCAAAGATAACGTGTTGGGGTTAACATATAACAAATGTGGTGTGTGTTTGTTCCTGTAATTATTCCTTTTGCGGCTTCTGAGGTGACTGAAATAACCAAGTCATAACTATTAAAATCAAACTGCTCAAAGGCTAGGGGCATTAACCAACCAAATAGTTCATTTTTTTTCTTTGCAAAGGGGATATTTTGTAAAAATGATGTGTAAACTTTGGGAAATACTGTTGCCCAAGTAGCTTTTTTTTGGTCATATACAGCTGTAAAAAGTGGAGCTTTGGGAAACATTTTATGAAGCACTAAAAGAACTCTTTCAGCCCCACCAAACTTATTTACCCTATCATAGACAATTGCAACTTTAAGATCACTTAGCTGCTTCTTCATATATCTTTAAGGTTTCTTTTGCCATTTTGGCCCAAGAATATTTTTTTAAAAAACTTTTTGCATATTCTATTTTTTCTAGTCGTTCTTTGTTGCCCATATTAACTATGGCCTCAAGTGAACTTGCGATTGATTCTATGTTATTCGGGTCAAAATAAACCACAGAGTCACCGTACACCTCTTTTAAAACCGGTATATCTGAAACAACCGCCACCGTACCTGCTTCAATTGCTTCCTTTGGTGGTAAGCCAAACCCCTCAGATATGGTTGGAAAAACAAAAGCTAACGAGTTTTTATACAGGTCTACTATTTTTTCATCAGGTACGTAACCCAAGAGATCTACATACTTCTCAGCGTTATTCTGAATAATTAACTTTTTAAGCCTTTCAGTAAAAACACCCCTACTTGACGATATCTTAAGTTTAATTTCATACTTACTATTAATAAGCACCACCGCCTGTATAAGTCTTACTAAATTCTTATGTGGATAAGCATTGCCAGTGTATATAAAATAATCACCCTTCATAAGTTACCTCCACTTTATTCGATTGAATTTTATAATAATTAACGACCTCATTTTTGACCGCCTGGCTAGGTACAATTATTTTAGTTGAACCATATATTGCCTTCGCAAAAGCAATATAATAGCCCAAGCGCCAAATTTGATAAATTGGAAACTTCCTTGTTGTTGCTTCTCCGCCTGCAAATTTATGCATTATAAGGTCGTGAATAGTAACAACATACTTACCAAAGTAAAAAAGTGGAACGTTAAAATGAGGGAAATGAACAAGGTCGGGTTTTAATTTAGTAAGGAGAAGTGGCAATTTAAATTGTTCGGCAAATGAATAGTGTTTAAAATCAGCTAAGATCTTGGTCCAGTTATTGGGAAATTTTAATGATTCATAATCATCTTTTCTAAGTAATATGTAATAAACATTTGAAGAATCAATCTTAGACAGATTATCAACTAACTTCTGAGTATACCGACCAATACCAGTGTCTTTAGGGCCATATAGCCTTGCATCAATAAGTATATTCATAAATATTTAGGTGTTATTTTTTTTATTAGTGTTCAGTATCTCTTGATAAACCTTCTCTAGATTTGCGACAATTGACTGCCAGTCGAAATTGTTAGCAACAAATTTCTTACCCTCTCTGGCTAAATTGGAAGAGAGACTAGTATCTCCCAAAACTTTTAACGTCATTTCTGCCAACTCGCTAACTTGAGAAGAAACTAGAGCATGTTTACCTTTTTTAATATTTAATCCAGCAACACCTACTGGAGTTGAAACTACAGGCAAATCTGATGCCATTGATTCTAATACCTTTAGTCTTGTTCCACCCGGGCTCATTATTGGGGTGACTAATACCGATGCTGTTTTAAATACGTCACGATTATCCTCGGGTGACTCTGTCACAATAATATTCATATCATTCTTTGCAATCTCTAATATATCTTTTGGTACAGATCTACCAGTAATCCATAATTTTACATTCTTAGCTTTTTCCTTAATCAACGGCCAAACATCTTTGATTAATATATTTACAGCCTCAACATTTTGCATCCACTTGTAGTCACCATGATATAGAATTCTAGCTGGTACAAACCGCTTGACCTTTTTCTCTTCAAAGTAACTAACATCAACACCATTTGGGATGATGCCAACTTTAATCCCTGGTAGTTCCTTCTCCATTATTTCCCTGTCCTCTTCCGAAACAGCAAAAACCCTATTAGCTTTTCGCCAATAGTATTTTTCCCACCATTTAAGCTTTATAACATCAAACAGATAAATAAACTTAAAATAAAATGGGACTTCATTGTCTACGTAGTGCTGATAAACAGAAAACTCAATTGTAGGCTCAACTAAAACAGTTGGCACGGAAGTTTTTGGGATATGTGGCATAACATAAAAGGTTTCTGCATGAATCATATCGTAATCATTTTCTTTCAGTTCCTTAGTAATTGCTTTTCTTTCCTCGAGTGAAAAATTTCTCATAACAACTAGTGGGTTAAAAGTAACCAGTGTTAAGAATAAATTACGAATGGTCCATGGCGATTTTGGCCTATCAAAAACCATTATTTTTTCACAATATTTTTCTATTTGAGGTAAGTATGAGAGCTCTTTTTCTTTATCTCCGCGAATCAACGAGACAACAGTTATTTTATGGTTCTTAGATAAGAATTTAATCAAATGATACCACCGCGTTTGACCACCAGACATTTGATCAATGGGTAGGAATGGTAGAAGCATCAAAATCTTCATCTTTATTTAATTTCCATATGTAAATTTAAAATTATAAACTTATCTGTTTTTATAACTGTTTCAAATCTTTTAGAGAAATTTATAGTATCAGGGCTACCTAAGTTAATAGAAACATAATAATCAGCACCTCTTTTTATTATATTGTCTATAGAGCTATCTACAGCAGGCCAGCCTTTTCTTTTTGTTTGATAAAGAAAAGCCGTGTCACCATTATATGGAATTACAATTTTAGCAGTCTTGGGTATTGTTTCATCTACCACTTTACCAATTTCCATAAGTTCAGGATGATTTACTTGATAAAAAGGTTTTATTCTATCCCAACTCACTAAAAACATCGTAACAAGGGAAACAATTAATAGAACCCTTGCCCTTTTCCAAAGATAGACTGTACCTAAGGCAAGGGAAAGTGAAATTGCAGGAATTATCATTATTTGGTAATAATCATGTCTAACATTGGCGGTTGCTACTACTATTAAATAAACAAGCATGGCCAAATTTAAATTAAGACTAAAGTTACTTTTACCACGAAGTGGCAAGCTTGACTTTAACGAAGTCAAGCTGTGCTTATATTTCTTTATTAACCCAAAAGCATATGGAATAAGTCCCCAAGTCCCTAAAATTAAGATACCTATTCTTTCACCAAATAACCACCTAAACCAAGCAGGGTGAAATCTGATTTTGTCACCATTAAATGCCCACTTATAAAATGGTATTCCTTCAGGGTGTAAACTGGTCCAAAAGCGCCATACTAAAAATGGTGCAAAAGCAATTAGTCCAAATACCAAATGCTGTTTAATTTTTTCTTTCTTCAAAAATTCTGGTACCAAAGGCAATAAATAAACCCCAAGATATGGCTTTTGTAAAAACGCCAAAGCAAATAAAATTGCAGATACTATATTGTTTAGACCAAAATAATAAAGCCCAGATACTGCAAATAATACACCTAGTGGGTCAGGTAAAATTACTCTTGAAAAATATACATTAAATGGCAAAAACAAAAAGAAAAATGCGCTCAACAAACCTATCTTTGAAGAATAATGTTTTTTAGCAAGTAAAAACAAAAAGAATGCAGTAACTAAACTTATTAATGAGGTTAAAAGTCTTCCCCAAATCTCAAGAGAGAATAAAGGAAATGCTTTAGTTAGTGAGGCATGAAGTGCATTATAAATTGGGAATTCAACCATTCTTATACCCGTTGGGTTATCAATCCCGCTTTGGATGCTACTAACATCATCATATTTTGGATACAAAAGGTCTATGCCATCATTAACGTAGTTTCTAGATACTGCAGAGGTGTCGGCTTGTCTCCAACTATGCCAATCAGCGACTGGGTTATCAATTTTGTAAAGTCTAACGAAAAAACCAAGGATTATTAAAAACGAAAGTATTATGTACTCATTTTTCACGAGTGTTTTCACTTGGTTTAGTATAGTGTTCATTGTTTTTTAATTCCCCCAATAACAAGGCCTGCAAAAGTCCAATAAATAATTGCAAATTTAGACGCCTCAAAGATGTCAATAAACACAGCAGTCATCATTATTCCAATAGTTGAACCGACAAATCCTGCAATAAAAATAGACTTAAAGTTATCGCTAAACACGTAAGTTTTGATTTTCTTATACATATAAATAAAAATTAGAATAAAGGACATCAAACCAAAAAGACCAGCTTCGCCTAGTGCCCTTAAATAATCATTGTCGGTTGCAAGTGTGATGGAGGAGTATCCAGTACCTAAAAGTGGATTTTTGTAGAATGCTCGTATTGCTCTTGGCCACTCAACATTTAAGCGAATTGATGTTGACCTGTCCTCATTTACATTACCATCTTCCCCAGCGTAGACAACCACAACACTACTAACCTTTTGTATTATTACGTCATATATTCTTTTGTATCTAACTTGCAAATCTGGTGCAGTACCAAAAACAACTAAGGATAAAGCTACAACCATAACTATTTCTTTATACTTTTTTAATAAAAAGAGTGAGATAGTTGAGGCTAAAATGAAGGCAACTATGGAAATCCTAGAAACTGCCACAGACAACAGCCAATAACCAAAAAATATAGATATACCTAGAATAATCTTTGACATCTTGTCTTTTAATACAAAGAAGGCAGAAATGAAAATAGGTAAAGTTAAAACAAGGTATGAGGCTAGGTCATAATGCCCCGCAAAGGTAGAGTTTATGTGTGCACCAGGAACCCAACGGAGAGCTATACCCTTTGAATATTCTTCATTTTGAGTAAGAATAACTGGTAGATTAACATACCTTTGTCCCAATCCGTACAAGAATATAAACAAATTAACTAGAAGTAGGATTTTTATTAGATAGTTAAAAAAACCTTGGTCCTTGAACTTAGAAATATAAATAAATCCTATAAAAAACAAAGACATATATTCAATTCTTCTTAGCCAGTGAAGCAGGCCAATTTTTAAGTCCACTGTTTGGGTCAAATAAACACCTGATAATAAAGATACAAATCCAATCACCAAAAACAAAAGAATTGAGCGAGATACATTGTTCTTAATTACTCTTTTAATATTGGAAATTATGGGAATTGAAAAAATTAAAAATACGGCAAGAAGTAAAAAATCTTCCAAACGTACAGCTACATAAGTACCAGGGATCCTAAATGCTGGGAATTTGGGAAATAAGGGTACAACTATTAAAACTGCTGTAATAAGAATAACTTGCCACTTTGTAGCTAAATAGTTAGTTAATGCTAAAAAATTAATTTTTGTTTTTGA
This bacterium DNA region includes the following protein-coding sequences:
- a CDS encoding glycosyltransferase; translated protein: MKKQLSDLKVAIVYDRVNKFGGAERVLLVLHKMFPKAPLFTAVYDQKKATWATVFPKVYTSFLQNIPFAKKKNELFGWLMPLAFEQFDFNSYDLVISVTSEAAKGIITGTNTHHICYMLTPTRYLWSGYDEYFKNQFLRFFSKPVINYLRWWDKIASKRPDKIIAISTEVKKRIKRYYNRDSEIIFPPVELPFHDSIQISDKDYYLYIGRLVKYKKVDLLIKTFNKLKPRLLIVGVGPEEQKLKAMAGDNVEFLGFVEDDKLIDVYQNAKAFLMPQEEDFGITAIEAQSFGVPVIAYKSGGALDTVVDGVTGLYFNSQDVASLQQAIEKFGTMSFNNSEIKRNAKSFSKKEFQRKLQRSLVRSYFSGRRWH
- a CDS encoding glycosyltransferase family 1 protein yields the protein MKGDYFIYTGNAYPHKNLVRLIQAVVLINSKYEIKLKISSSRGVFTERLKKLIIQNNAEKYVDLLGYVPDEKIVDLYKNSLAFVFPTISEGFGLPPKEAIEAGTVAVVSDIPVLKEVYGDSVVYFDPNNIESIASSLEAIVNMGNKERLEKIEYAKSFLKKYSWAKMAKETLKIYEEAAK
- a CDS encoding glycosyltransferase; this translates as MNILIDARLYGPKDTGIGRYTQKLVDNLSKIDSSNVYYILLRKDDYESLKFPNNWTKILADFKHYSFAEQFKLPLLLTKLKPDLVHFPHFNVPLFYFGKYVVTIHDLIMHKFAGGEATTRKFPIYQIWRLGYYIAFAKAIYGSTKIIVPSQAVKNEVVNYYKIQSNKVEVTYEG
- a CDS encoding glycosyltransferase family 4 protein, with the translated sequence MLLPFLPIDQMSGGQTRWYHLIKFLSKNHKITVVSLIRGDKEKELSYLPQIEKYCEKIMVFDRPKSPWTIRNLFLTLVTFNPLVVMRNFSLEERKAITKELKENDYDMIHAETFYVMPHIPKTSVPTVLVEPTIEFSVYQHYVDNEVPFYFKFIYLFDVIKLKWWEKYYWRKANRVFAVSEEDREIMEKELPGIKVGIIPNGVDVSYFEEKKVKRFVPARILYHGDYKWMQNVEAVNILIKDVWPLIKEKAKNVKLWITGRSVPKDILEIAKNDMNIIVTESPEDNRDVFKTASVLVTPIMSPGGTRLKVLESMASDLPVVSTPVGVAGLNIKKGKHALVSSQVSELAEMTLKVLGDTSLSSNLAREGKKFVANNFDWQSIVANLEKVYQEILNTNKKNNT
- a CDS encoding glycosyltransferase family 39 protein → MKTLVKNEYIILSFLIILGFFVRLYKIDNPVADWHSWRQADTSAVSRNYVNDGIDLLYPKYDDVSSIQSGIDNPTGIRMVEFPIYNALHASLTKAFPLFSLEIWGRLLTSLISLVTAFFLFLLAKKHYSSKIGLLSAFFFLFLPFNVYFSRVILPDPLGVLFAVSGLYYFGLNNIVSAILFALAFLQKPYLGVYLLPLVPEFLKKEKIKQHLVFGLIAFAPFLVWRFWTSLHPEGIPFYKWAFNGDKIRFHPAWFRWLFGERIGILILGTWGLIPYAFGLIKKYKHSLTSLKSSLPLRGKSNFSLNLNLAMLVYLIVVATANVRHDYYQIMIIPAISLSLALGTVYLWKRARVLLIVSLVTMFLVSWDRIKPFYQVNHPELMEIGKVVDETIPKTAKIVIPYNGDTAFLYQTKRKGWPAVDSSIDNIIKRGADYYVSINLGSPDTINFSKRFETVIKTDKFIILNLHMEIK
- a CDS encoding O-antigen ligase family protein, giving the protein MSKTKINFLALTNYLATKWQVILITAVLIVVPLFPKFPAFRIPGTYVAVRLEDFLLLAVFLIFSIPIISNIKRVIKNNVSRSILLFLVIGFVSLLSGVYLTQTVDLKIGLLHWLRRIEYMSLFFIGFIYISKFKDQGFFNYLIKILLLVNLFIFLYGLGQRYVNLPVILTQNEEYSKGIALRWVPGAHINSTFAGHYDLASYLVLTLPIFISAFFVLKDKMSKIILGISIFFGYWLLSVAVSRISIVAFILASTISLFLLKKYKEIVMVVALSLVVFGTAPDLQVRYKRIYDVIIQKVSSVVVVYAGEDGNVNEDRSTSIRLNVEWPRAIRAFYKNPLLGTGYSSITLATDNDYLRALGEAGLFGLMSFILIFIYMYKKIKTYVFSDNFKSIFIAGFVGSTIGIMMTAVFIDIFEASKFAIIYWTFAGLVIGGIKKQ